The following are from one region of the Halolamina litorea genome:
- a CDS encoding succinylglutamate desuccinylase/aspartoacylase family protein, giving the protein MTDEAFTYNGGRVDPGARADIRYSISETYLGDPVRIPVSIINGEHDGPTVFLSAASHGDELNGIEVVREVAHEWSHTNLHGTLVCLPVLNVPGFVTQQRYLPVYDRDLNRSFPGNAGSTSAKRMADEIFRNFIRPCDFGLDFHTSTRGRTNMLHARGDMAVDDVPRLARAFGSNVIIDSEGASGTLRHEATSAGVPTVTVEMGEAHRFQRLLIDQALDGVASVLAEYGVHPADAVHRPGWRTIVTSDQKTWIRADAGGIVEMHYDSGELVHEGDPVCRISNPFKDDVVEVEAPFTGLLVGKLENPVVYPGNPLIHLVELDEPTRRAYERERSGTMPERP; this is encoded by the coding sequence ATGACCGACGAAGCGTTCACGTACAACGGTGGGCGGGTCGACCCGGGGGCCCGTGCGGACATCCGGTACAGCATCAGTGAGACGTATCTCGGCGACCCCGTCCGCATCCCGGTCTCCATCATCAACGGCGAGCACGACGGGCCGACCGTGTTCCTCTCCGCGGCCTCTCACGGCGACGAACTGAACGGTATCGAGGTCGTGCGCGAGGTGGCCCACGAGTGGTCACACACGAACCTCCACGGCACGCTGGTCTGCCTGCCCGTGCTGAACGTCCCCGGGTTCGTTACCCAACAGCGCTACCTGCCCGTCTACGACCGCGACCTGAACCGATCGTTCCCGGGGAACGCCGGCTCGACGAGCGCAAAGCGGATGGCCGACGAGATATTCCGGAACTTCATCCGCCCGTGCGATTTCGGGCTCGACTTCCACACCTCCACGCGCGGCCGCACGAACATGCTCCATGCGCGCGGAGACATGGCGGTCGACGACGTCCCACGGCTCGCGCGGGCGTTCGGCTCGAACGTCATCATCGACAGCGAAGGGGCGTCGGGGACGCTGCGCCACGAGGCGACGAGCGCCGGCGTTCCGACCGTCACCGTCGAGATGGGGGAAGCTCACCGGTTCCAGCGGCTGCTGATCGATCAGGCGCTGGACGGCGTCGCGAGCGTGCTCGCGGAGTACGGCGTCCACCCGGCGGACGCCGTGCACCGACCGGGCTGGCGAACGATCGTGACCAGCGATCAGAAGACGTGGATTCGGGCCGACGCCGGGGGCATCGTGGAGATGCACTACGACAGCGGCGAGTTGGTCCACGAGGGCGACCCCGTCTGTCGCATCTCGAACCCGTTCAAGGACGACGTCGTCGAGGTCGAGGCCCCGTTCACGGGGCTGCTCGTCGGGAAACTGGAGAACCCGGTGGTGTACCCGGGGAACCCGCTGATCCACCTCGTGGAACTCGACGAACCGACACGGCGCGCCTACGAGCGCGAGCGGTCGGGAACGATGCCCGAGCGGCCGTAA
- a CDS encoding ribbon-helix-helix domain-containing protein has protein sequence MERVTLRIPRQQVASVEQLVETGEYPNRSEAIRSAVRSLVDERRTEVDA, from the coding sequence ATGGAACGAGTCACACTCCGCATTCCGCGACAGCAGGTAGCGAGCGTCGAACAGTTGGTCGAGACCGGCGAGTATCCGAACCGGAGCGAAGCGATCCGCTCTGCGGTCCGATCGCTCGTCGACGAGCGTCGAACCGAGGTGGACGCCTGA
- the ftsZ gene encoding cell division protein FtsZ gives MQDLVQDALENAEEEQSMQDVDTGEDEEFGSPRIVIIGAGGAGNNTINRLYNIGVEGADTVAINTDKQHLKMIEADTKILVGKSLTEGLGAGGDPEMGERATEMAQGTIQDAIGDADLVFVTAGMGGGTGTGAAPVVANIAKERGAIVVGMVSTPFNVERARTVKAEEGLDKLEDEADSIIVLDNNRLLDYVPNLPIGKAFSVMDQIIAETVKGISETITQPSLINLDYADMSTIMNQGGVAVMLVGETQASDKEEVVDDAMNHPLLDVDYRGATGGLVHITGGPDLTLKEAEGIADDITERLGASANVMWGARIQEQYKGKVRVMAIMTGVEGGDVMDAATKKQANKARQAMGEDAPGGAEVEVGDLGDGAAGQQADASGGIDDSDTDLDVVR, from the coding sequence ATGCAGGATCTCGTACAGGACGCCCTCGAGAACGCCGAGGAGGAGCAGTCGATGCAGGACGTCGACACCGGGGAAGACGAGGAGTTCGGCAGCCCCCGGATCGTCATCATCGGCGCCGGCGGGGCCGGCAACAACACGATCAACCGACTCTACAACATCGGCGTCGAGGGCGCCGACACCGTCGCCATCAACACCGACAAACAGCACCTGAAGATGATCGAGGCCGACACCAAGATCCTCGTCGGCAAGTCCCTCACCGAGGGGCTGGGTGCTGGTGGCGACCCCGAGATGGGCGAGCGTGCCACCGAGATGGCTCAGGGGACGATCCAGGACGCCATCGGCGACGCGGACCTCGTGTTCGTGACCGCCGGAATGGGCGGTGGGACGGGGACCGGCGCCGCGCCGGTCGTCGCCAACATCGCCAAGGAACGGGGCGCCATCGTCGTCGGGATGGTCTCGACGCCGTTCAACGTCGAGCGTGCCCGCACGGTCAAAGCCGAGGAGGGCCTCGACAAACTCGAGGACGAGGCGGACTCGATCATCGTGCTGGACAACAACCGCCTGCTCGACTACGTCCCGAACCTCCCGATCGGGAAAGCGTTCTCGGTGATGGATCAGATCATCGCCGAAACGGTCAAGGGAATCTCCGAGACCATCACTCAGCCGTCGCTGATCAACCTGGACTACGCGGACATGTCCACGATCATGAATCAGGGCGGCGTCGCGGTGATGCTCGTCGGCGAGACGCAGGCCTCCGACAAGGAGGAAGTCGTCGACGACGCGATGAACCACCCGCTGCTCGACGTGGACTACCGTGGCGCGACCGGCGGACTGGTCCACATCACGGGCGGCCCCGACCTCACGCTCAAAGAGGCCGAGGGCATCGCCGACGACATCACCGAGCGCCTCGGCGCCTCCGCGAACGTCATGTGGGGCGCGCGGATTCAGGAGCAGTACAAAGGGAAGGTGCGAGTCATGGCCATCATGACCGGCGTCGAAGGTGGCGACGTGATGGACGCCGCCACGAAGAAGCAGGCCAACAAGGCCCGTCAGGCGATGGGCGAGGACGCCCCCGGCGGCGCCGAGGTCGAAGTCGGTGACCTCGGCGACGGCGCGGCCGGCCAGCAGGCCGACGCCTCCGGCGGCATCGACGACAGCGATACGGACCTCGACGTCGTCCGATAG